The Euzebya sp. sequence ACCCGGTCGATGACCTGGGAGGTGACCGCGGGCCGGTGGGCCGTCGTGCTGATGCACGCCGACGGATCGCCGGGCGTGGCTGCGGACGTGACCGTCGGTGTGGACGCCGGGATGCTGGTCCCCGTCGCGGTCGCCCTGGGCTCGGTCGGCGTGCTCGTGACCGTCCTGGCGATCGTCCTCGTCGTCGTCGGCGCGACCGGCGGGGAGCGACCCGCAACCCCGGCGGCACCGCCCGCAGGGCCGCCTGCCGTCGGCGTCCCCGTCCCGCCCCCTCCGCCGCCGGTCGGCGTGCAGGACGGCCGTCCGCCGAGCCCTGTCCGCCTGACGGCGCGGCTCGACCGCGACCTGTCGCGCTGGCAGTGGCTGGTCAAGTGGGTCCTCGCGATCCCGCACCTGGTCGTCCTGGGGTTCCTGTGGCTCGCCTTCTCGCTGCTCACGGTGGTGGCCGGGTTCGCCATCCTGTTCACCGGCACGTACCCGCGGGCGATCTTCGACTTCACCACCGGCGTGCTGCGCTGGACGTGGCGAGTCAGCTACTACGCGGCCAGCGGCGGCCTCGGCACCGACCGGTACCCGCCGTTCAGCCTCGGGGACGAGCCGGACTACCCGGCCACCCTCGACATCGACTACCCCGAGCGGCTGTCGCGCGGGCTGGTGCTGGTCAAGTGGTGGCTCCTCGCCATCCCGCACTACATCATCATCGGGCTGCTCACCGGCGGTGGCTACCGCTGGGTGACCGACGACGGGGTGCGGGTCGACACGACCGGTGGCGGCGGGATCCTCGGCATCCTGGTGCTGGTCGCCGCCATCGCCCTGCTCGTGACCGGCCGCTACCCGCAGGCCCTGTTCGACGTGATCATCGGGTTCAACCGCTGGGTGTACCGCGTCATCGCCTACGCCGCGCTCATGACCGACGCCTACCCGCCGTTCCGCCTCGACCAGGGCGGTGACGAGCCCGGCGGGACGCCGCTGCCGACCCCGCCGACCGGACCCCCGGACACCGCGGCGCGGGATCTCGCGCCGGTCGGGCCCCGGATGTGGTCTTGAGCACCGCGGCCTCAGGCGGTCACGTGGTCGGCGGGCAGGTGGGTGACGTCGGAGAACGACTCGAGGGCCCACATGTCCGCCGAGGCGATCGCCCGGCTGCGCAGCACGCTGGCGGAGGCGTGCAGGCACGGGAAGCGCTCCCACTCCCAGGGCTGCGGGTCGATCCCCAGGAGGTGGCTCGTCATCACCGAGTTCGAACCCGCGTGGGCCACGAGGACCAGCCGCGGCCCCTCGTCGGGGACGTCCCACAGCCGGGCCGGATCGCCGGCGTGGCGGGTCGCGCCGAAGCGGGCCAGGATCCCCTCCAACCCGGTGGTGATGCGCTGGTGGAAGTCGCGGAAGGACTCGCCGCCCGGCGCGCCGTCCCACCACTCGTCGAGCGGGCGCGTCCGGAGCGCCCGCAGGACCTCCACGACCTCGTCCTCGGGTTGGCCATCCCACTCGTCGGGCGCGCCGATCTCGACCATCCACCCCTCCACGACCGGATCGAGGCCGAGCGCGTCGGCGATCGCGGCGCCCGTCGCCCGCGACCGGCGGGCGGTGGAGGTGAACAGCCCGTCGACCGGTCCCACGTGGTCGCGGAGCCGGGCGGCGACCGCGGCGGCCTGCGCCTCGCCCAGCGCGGTCAGCCCGGGATCGTTCGTCGACCGCCCGTCGTCGCCGCGCCAGGCCGGCTGGGCGTGGCGGACCAGGATCAGCTCCATGGCCGCAGACCGTAGCGCCGCGCCGCCCGATCGACCTCCTCAGCTGACTCGTCAGCCGATCTCGGGTGCGGACTGTTCGAGCTCGAGGTGCTTGGTCTCCGGCAGGTAGCGGTAGCCGATGGTGGAGATCGCCGCCGGGACGCAGACCACCCACGCGGCGGTCGTGAACGACCCGGCCGCGTCGGCGACCACACCGAAGATGAGCAGGCCGAGGACCGCGCCGACCGTGCCGGCCACCGTGATCCACCCGGCCGCCGTCGCCCTGATCGACGTGGGGAAGATCTCGCTGGCGGTCGCCGCGACGGCCGGGGCGTAGCTGGACCCGATCAGGAGGGTCAGCACGTAGCCGGCCACGGCCCCGACCTGCCCTGCGGAGTAGGTCAGGATCCCGGCCGCGGCCAGGGCGACCTTCGACCACATCGCGGTCGGGATCCGCCCGTAGCGGTCCGCCAGCCGGACGCCGAGCAGCAGCCCGAGCGCGCCCATCCCCGCCGCCACGGGGGCCACGACGCCCTGGATGGACGGGCTCAGGCCGGTGACGCTCTCGGCGTACAGGAACAGGTAGGTGTTGATCGGCCCGGTCAGGAAGGCCACGAAGAACGTCAGGGTCGCCACCAGCAGGAGGCGGCCGCGCAGCGCCGCCGGGACGTGGCCCAGCCGCTTGGCCGTCTCCGCCTCGGCGTCGACCAGCCGTGCCGCCCGGTCGGGTTCACGGACCAGCCGCGCCACCAGGGGCAGCGTGGCGAGGAACAGCCCGGCGAGGGCGAACAGGACGCGGAACCCGATCACGTCGCCGACGAGGTCCGTGACGGCGCGGAGGACGACCGGCAGCCCGGCGCCGACGCCGTAGCCGAGGGTGATGACCGCCAGGGCCTTCGAGCGGTCGCTGGTCGGCACCTCCTCCGCGGCGATCACGCCGGCCACGGCGTTGGTCGCCGACGCGAGCGGCCGCGCGACGGCCAGGACCGCGACGAACAGCCAGAAGGACGGGATCCCCGCCGCGACGGCGGTCAGCCCGAGCGCGGCCAGCGACGTGATCAGCATGACCCGACGGCGCCCGTGGGAGTCCGCCTGCCGGGCCAGCGGCAGCGACCCGACCGAGGCCATGCGGATGATGCCGAGCGCGATCCCCAGGGTGGTGCCGCTCAGCCCCACCTCGGCCGCGATGTCGCCGGCGCCGTCGCCCGCCACGCCGAACGCGGCCGCGATGTCGGGCAGCGCGGCGGTCGCGGCGAACTGCACGAACCCCGCGTAGGCGCTGAAGACCGCGGCCGCGAGGACGCTCGGGTGGCGCCATCCGTAGAGGTGGAGGGCCGGTGCACCGCCGCGCGAGGGTTGAGCGCTCGAGGCGGACACGGCGGTGGGGACTCCCGATGCGGACGGCGGACCGGTGGCCCGGTCGAGGGCTGTGACATCCTAGCGCCGATGCGCGTCACCTCCCCCGAGCACCACACCTGGCCCGGACGACCGCACCCCCTGGGGGTGACGTGGGACGGACGCGGGGTGAACGTCGCGGTGTACTCCGAGGTCGCCGACGGCGTGGAGCTGTGCCTCTTCGGCGAGGGCGCCGACGCAGGCGAGGAGGCCCGCATCGAGCTGATCGAGCAGACCGGCTTCGTGTGGCACGCCTACCTGCCGGGCATCGGACCGGGCCAGCGCTACGGGTTCCGGGTCCACGGTCCGTGGGACCCCGCCCGGGGGCTGCTGGCCAACCCGCACAAGCTGCTGATCGACCCCTACGCGAAGGCCATCGAGGGCGACATCATCTGGGCGCCCGCCTGCTTCGGCTACGACGTGCACGACACCAGCCGGCCGAGCACCGCCGACAGCGCCCACTTCGTCCCGAAGAGCGTGGTGGTCAACCCGTTCTTCGACTGGCGCGACGACCGGCCGCCGAAGCACGCGTTCACCGAGACGATCACCTACGAGACCCACGTCCGCGGCGCGACGATCCGCCACCCCGACGTCCCCGAGACCGCCCGGGGGACCTACGCGGGGCTCGCGTCACCGCCGTTCATCGACCACCTGCGGTCCCTCGGCGTGACCGCGGTGCAGCTGCAGCCGGTGCACCACTACCTGACCGACCACTTCCTGTGGCGCAAGGGGCTGCGGCAGTACTGGGGCTACAACTCGATCGGGTTCCTCAGCCCGCACGCCGGCTATGCCTCGCGCGGCACCCAGGGCCAGCAGGTGTACGAGTTCAAGGCGATGGTCGCCGACCTCCACGCCGCCGGGCTCGAGGTCATCCTCGACGTCGTCTACAACCACACCGGGGAGGGGGACGAGCTCGGGCCCACCGTCAGCTTGCGGGGGCTGGACAACCCGACCTACTACCGGCTCGACCCCGGCGACCCGTCCCGGTACGTCGACTTCACCGGCACCGGCAACTCGATGAACGTCCAGAGCCCCCAGGTGCTGCAGCTGATCATGGACAGCCTGCGGTACTGGGTGACCGAGATGCACGTCGACGGGTTCCGCTTCGACCTGGCTGCGACGCTCGCACGCGAGCTGCACGACGTCGACAAGCTGAGCGCCTTCTTCGACATCATCGCCCAGGACCCGATCATCAGCCAGGTCAAGCTGATCGCCGAGCCCTGGGACCTCGGCGAGGGCGGGTACCAGGTGGGCCAGTTCCCGGTCGGCTGGACCGAGCTGAACGGCAAGTACCGCGACACGACCCGCGACTTCTGGCTGCGGGATGGCGACGTCGGCGAGCTGGCAAGCCGCCTGTCCGGGTCGAGCGACCTGTACGCCCACAACGGCCGGCTGCCCTACGCGTCGGTGAACTTCGTGACCTCCCACGACGGGTTCACGCTGGCCGACCTCGTCAGCTACGACCGCAAGCACAACGAGGCCAACCTCGACGGCGGCACCAGCGGCGAGGATCACAACCGGTCGAACAACCACGGCGTCGAGGGGCCGACCGACGACCCGGCGATCCGGGGGCTGCGCGCCCGCCAGCAGCGGAACCTCCTCGCCACCCTCCTCCTCAGCCAGGGCGTGCCGATGCTCCTCGGCGGTGACGAGTTCGGCCGCAGCCAGCAGGGCAACAACAACACCTACTGCCAGGACAACGCCCTGACCCACTACGACTGGGCGGTCGCCGACGCGAACGCCGAGCTGCTGGACTTCACCCGCCGGCTGATCGCGCTCCGCCGGGCCCACCCGGTCCTCCGCCGCCGCACGTTCTTCACCGGGGACCAGGACCTGCACTGGCTGACCCCGGCGGGCACGGTCATGACCCAGGCGGACTGGGACGACCCGGGCCGGAAGGCGCTGGCGTTCTTCCTGAACGGCGACGAGCTGCCGACGCGGGACGAGCGCGGCCAGCCCATCCACGACGACAGCTTCCTCGTCCTCCTGAACGCCCACCACGAGCCGGTGACCTTCAAGATCCCGACGGAGGGCTACGGCCACCGCTACGACGTGATCGTGGACACCGTCGACCCGAGCCTGCTCGAGGGGCAGCGCGCCCCGGTGTCCGCCGGGACCGGCGTGGAGGTCGACGGCCCCTCCCTCGTCGTCCTCCGCTGCATCGACGGGATCCGCTGGCCCGGGATCACCCATGTCTGACGGGCCGGGGCCCGTGCTGGCCGTCCGGGCCGTCCGGGCGACCTACCGCCTCGCGGCCATCGGCGACCTCGACGAGGTGGCGTCCCGGCTGCCGCAGCTCGCCGACCTCGGCGTCAGCCACCTGCACCTCCCGCCGGTCACCGTCGCCCGACCCGGCTCGGCGGACCGCACCGACGTCGTCGACCACACCCGCGTCGACCCCGCCCTGGGCGGGGAGGGGGGGCTGGGTCACCTGGCCGACGCGGCGCACGCCGTGG is a genomic window containing:
- a CDS encoding MFS transporter, with product MSASSAQPSRGGAPALHLYGWRHPSVLAAAVFSAYAGFVQFAATAALPDIAAAFGVAGDGAGDIAAEVGLSGTTLGIALGIIRMASVGSLPLARQADSHGRRRVMLITSLAALGLTAVAAGIPSFWLFVAVLAVARPLASATNAVAGVIAAEEVPTSDRSKALAVITLGYGVGAGLPVVLRAVTDLVGDVIGFRVLFALAGLFLATLPLVARLVREPDRAARLVDAEAETAKRLGHVPAALRGRLLLVATLTFFVAFLTGPINTYLFLYAESVTGLSPSIQGVVAPVAAGMGALGLLLGVRLADRYGRIPTAMWSKVALAAAGILTYSAGQVGAVAGYVLTLLIGSSYAPAVAATASEIFPTSIRATAAGWITVAGTVGAVLGLLIFGVVADAAGSFTTAAWVVCVPAAISTIGYRYLPETKHLELEQSAPEIG
- a CDS encoding DUF4389 domain-containing protein — protein: MRPGRVVALVVGCLLVLPGIGMLLGGAALGVGVAAGRDDDGFVSADLDGVRSDGVAVTAEGIVLVAEPDTPDWLLEWASVDVRLEAAAVGERPLFVGIGPEDEVDAYLAGTAHSEVEAVDGGTPRYREQDGRTEVAPPSAQGFWVATSEGTGTRSMTWEVTAGRWAVVLMHADGSPGVAADVTVGVDAGMLVPVAVALGSVGVLVTVLAIVLVVVGATGGERPATPAAPPAGPPAVGVPVPPPPPPVGVQDGRPPSPVRLTARLDRDLSRWQWLVKWVLAIPHLVVLGFLWLAFSLLTVVAGFAILFTGTYPRAIFDFTTGVLRWTWRVSYYAASGGLGTDRYPPFSLGDEPDYPATLDIDYPERLSRGLVLVKWWLLAIPHYIIIGLLTGGGYRWVTDDGVRVDTTGGGGILGILVLVAAIALLVTGRYPQALFDVIIGFNRWVYRVIAYAALMTDAYPPFRLDQGGDEPGGTPLPTPPTGPPDTAARDLAPVGPRMWS
- the glgX gene encoding glycogen debranching protein GlgX; its protein translation is MRVTSPEHHTWPGRPHPLGVTWDGRGVNVAVYSEVADGVELCLFGEGADAGEEARIELIEQTGFVWHAYLPGIGPGQRYGFRVHGPWDPARGLLANPHKLLIDPYAKAIEGDIIWAPACFGYDVHDTSRPSTADSAHFVPKSVVVNPFFDWRDDRPPKHAFTETITYETHVRGATIRHPDVPETARGTYAGLASPPFIDHLRSLGVTAVQLQPVHHYLTDHFLWRKGLRQYWGYNSIGFLSPHAGYASRGTQGQQVYEFKAMVADLHAAGLEVILDVVYNHTGEGDELGPTVSLRGLDNPTYYRLDPGDPSRYVDFTGTGNSMNVQSPQVLQLIMDSLRYWVTEMHVDGFRFDLAATLARELHDVDKLSAFFDIIAQDPIISQVKLIAEPWDLGEGGYQVGQFPVGWTELNGKYRDTTRDFWLRDGDVGELASRLSGSSDLYAHNGRLPYASVNFVTSHDGFTLADLVSYDRKHNEANLDGGTSGEDHNRSNNHGVEGPTDDPAIRGLRARQQRNLLATLLLSQGVPMLLGGDEFGRSQQGNNNTYCQDNALTHYDWAVADANAELLDFTRRLIALRRAHPVLRRRTFFTGDQDLHWLTPAGTVMTQADWDDPGRKALAFFLNGDELPTRDERGQPIHDDSFLVLLNAHHEPVTFKIPTEGYGHRYDVIVDTVDPSLLEGQRAPVSAGTGVEVDGPSLVVLRCIDGIRWPGITHV
- a CDS encoding histidine phosphatase family protein encodes the protein MELILVRHAQPAWRGDDGRSTNDPGLTALGEAQAAAVAARLRDHVGPVDGLFTSTARRSRATGAAIADALGLDPVVEGWMVEIGAPDEWDGQPEDEVVEVLRALRTRPLDEWWDGAPGGESFRDFHQRITTGLEGILARFGATRHAGDPARLWDVPDEGPRLVLVAHAGSNSVMTSHLLGIDPQPWEWERFPCLHASASVLRSRAIASADMWALESFSDVTHLPADHVTA